Proteins from a genomic interval of Symmachiella macrocystis:
- a CDS encoding phosphoadenylyl-sulfate reductase: MAKLSQVDLTDLNRSMEERTPQELLAWAASIFGERIAIMSAMQKAGSVVCHMASAAKLPLKVLFVDTGVHFQETLETRDRMISDYGLDVITLHPQQTMAEQSAEMGVLYLTPDGQAKCCDLRKTEPLMQATSDFDALISSLRRADGGRRGNVPILSIDTNTQTLKINVLANFSDQDFNDYIVRQSVIVNPLHEQGFSTIGCNRCTTPVLPDEEKRAGRWRHLGPWAMYCGINPTDVDRGGSPAIELPSELIDKILGRNDDFVI, translated from the coding sequence ATGGCCAAACTATCCCAGGTTGATCTCACTGATCTCAATCGTTCGATGGAAGAGCGTACGCCGCAGGAGTTGCTGGCGTGGGCCGCATCGATCTTTGGCGAACGCATTGCCATTATGTCGGCCATGCAAAAGGCGGGCAGTGTCGTCTGCCATATGGCTTCGGCCGCCAAGTTGCCGCTCAAGGTCCTCTTCGTCGACACCGGTGTCCATTTTCAGGAAACGCTCGAAACCCGCGACCGCATGATCTCCGATTACGGGTTGGACGTCATCACACTGCATCCACAGCAGACCATGGCGGAACAATCGGCCGAAATGGGCGTGCTGTACCTGACGCCCGATGGCCAAGCCAAATGCTGCGACCTGCGGAAAACCGAACCGCTGATGCAGGCCACCAGCGACTTTGATGCGCTGATCAGCAGTCTGCGCCGCGCCGATGGCGGACGACGAGGGAACGTTCCGATACTCTCGATCGACACCAATACCCAAACGCTGAAAATCAACGTCCTCGCGAATTTCAGCGATCAAGACTTTAATGATTACATCGTGCGGCAGAGTGTGATCGTTAACCCACTGCACGAACAAGGATTTTCCACGATTGGCTGCAATCGTTGCACCACCCCCGTCCTGCCCGACGAAGAAAAACGGGCCGGACGCTGGCGGCATCTGGGGCCTTGGGCCATGTATTGCGGGATCAACCCCACCGATGTCGACCGTGGTGGATCACCCGCGATCGAGTTACCCTCGGAATTGATCGACAAAATCCTCGGCCGCAACGATGATTTCGTCATTTGA
- a CDS encoding 50S ribosomal protein bL37 — protein MAKTQRKLKKANHGARPASSKARKAKRAKLKT, from the coding sequence ATGGCGAAAACACAGCGGAAATTGAAAAAGGCGAATCATGGTGCCCGTCCGGCCAGTTCTAAGGCCCGCAAAGCCAAACGAGCGAAGCTGAAAACGTAG
- a CDS encoding 3'(2'),5'-bisphosphate nucleotidase gives MLESEKEFALSAVQAAAAICRRVQSGIALDSLDKKDRSPVTVADFAVQALISGLLAEQFPDDALVGEEGADQLREASAEELRNRVVTEVQSARDDDPTSETVLDWIDRGQAAGGAQGRFWVLDPIDGTKGFLRKEQYAIALALIENGQVQLGVLGCPNLPESMDEATGPDAGYAFVAVKGEGSQAAKMPADGTLGELSPIAVSTSDDPASARRCESVESGHASHDEMAQIAEKAQMTGEPVRLDSQAKYATVARGESVAYIRLSPDASYTEKIWDHAAGEIVVTEAGGVVTDLIGKPLDFTQGRGLVNNRGIIATNAALHERVVRATAEVLGF, from the coding sequence ATGCTGGAATCGGAAAAGGAATTTGCTCTCTCTGCTGTACAGGCGGCCGCCGCAATTTGTCGCCGCGTGCAATCCGGCATTGCGCTGGACAGCCTGGACAAAAAAGACCGCTCGCCCGTCACAGTAGCCGACTTTGCCGTGCAAGCATTGATCAGTGGTCTATTGGCCGAACAATTTCCCGACGACGCATTGGTCGGTGAAGAAGGTGCGGACCAACTGCGTGAGGCGAGCGCTGAGGAATTGCGAAATCGAGTTGTCACCGAGGTGCAATCAGCACGCGACGATGATCCGACCAGTGAAACCGTGCTGGATTGGATTGACCGCGGACAGGCCGCTGGTGGAGCACAGGGGCGATTTTGGGTATTGGACCCCATCGATGGCACCAAAGGTTTTCTCCGCAAAGAACAATACGCGATCGCCTTGGCCCTGATCGAAAACGGCCAGGTCCAACTTGGCGTGCTGGGCTGTCCGAATCTGCCTGAATCGATGGACGAGGCGACCGGTCCCGATGCCGGATATGCCTTCGTGGCGGTCAAAGGCGAAGGATCACAGGCCGCCAAAATGCCGGCTGATGGGACGCTCGGGGAATTGTCGCCGATCGCCGTTTCCACTTCCGACGATCCCGCTTCGGCCCGGCGGTGCGAATCGGTCGAGTCGGGACATGCCAGCCACGATGAAATGGCACAAATCGCCGAAAAAGCACAAATGACCGGCGAACCGGTGCGTCTCGACAGCCAAGCCAAGTACGCTACCGTGGCACGCGGCGAGTCGGTCGCCTATATACGACTCTCCCCCGATGCCAGCTATACCGAAAAGATCTGGGATCACGCGGCCGGAGAGATCGTGGTGACCGAAGCGGGTGGTGTGGTGACTGACCTCATAGGCAAACCGCTGGATTTCACCCAAGGACGCGGGCTGGTCAACAATCGCGGCATCATCGCCACCAACGCCGCCCTACACGAACGCGTGGTGCGGGCTACGGCTGAGGTCTTGGGGTTTTGA
- a CDS encoding trypsin-like peptidase domain-containing protein, with product MVTSQLLVMSALVLGATPRGVVYEFTASWCGPCQQMSPMVSRLERQGLPIKKIDVDKYRAFSAKYNVTSIPAFVLVIDGKEAQRIVGATNEAKLREMFAKIPREAAPSKTGAEVQLASNRSTAAPAGRGRVASRPKKTRFHIPFLGKADDEPAVDLSEATVRANIDEGDDAPAASQIATPMEASVRIRANNGTGINYGSGTIISSGEGRTMILTCGHICRGMVKSGTMEIDIFSGRQRSTYVAKVVAYNEKADVGLLEFPSDESFPHTPVAPVGHGVKKGQAVASVGCGGGDDPTLQQHRVVSLNRYLGPDNIECTGEPVEGRSGGGLFDEHGAVVGVCFARDPQDHRGLYAGLKPIQQLLDRCQLSHLYQPETTTESNAPVIADNNEENLGDEIVINDENEQERVYTAEDLDGAVAASEAAAMDELTSGGTDLGALQEALSKVGEAEVVCVVRPINNPRAASRVVILNRASDKFVKYLTNELESDPMYNTTSLRKSFPTTKKTPNPNSPQVVTKPKLAPVAKTPTTAKILRPYRRQRVK from the coding sequence ATGGTTACTTCCCAACTACTCGTTATGTCAGCGCTCGTGCTTGGTGCGACGCCACGAGGTGTTGTTTACGAATTCACTGCCAGTTGGTGCGGTCCCTGCCAACAAATGAGTCCTATGGTTTCGCGTTTGGAACGTCAGGGACTGCCCATTAAAAAAATCGACGTCGACAAGTATCGCGCCTTTTCGGCGAAATATAATGTCACCAGCATCCCGGCGTTTGTCTTGGTGATCGATGGCAAAGAAGCCCAACGGATTGTCGGGGCGACCAATGAAGCAAAACTGCGCGAGATGTTCGCCAAAATCCCCCGTGAAGCGGCACCGTCCAAAACCGGAGCGGAGGTACAACTTGCCAGCAATCGCTCCACAGCTGCGCCCGCCGGACGCGGCCGCGTGGCCTCACGCCCTAAAAAGACGCGGTTCCACATTCCATTTCTCGGCAAGGCCGACGACGAGCCGGCGGTCGACCTCAGCGAAGCCACGGTGCGTGCCAACATCGACGAGGGTGACGATGCCCCCGCGGCCTCGCAGATCGCCACGCCCATGGAAGCCAGTGTTCGCATTCGCGCCAACAACGGCACAGGTATCAATTATGGCTCCGGCACGATTATCTCCAGCGGCGAAGGCCGCACCATGATTCTTACCTGCGGACACATTTGTCGCGGCATGGTCAAAAGCGGCACGATGGAAATTGACATCTTCTCGGGTCGGCAACGCAGTACCTATGTCGCGAAAGTCGTTGCCTATAACGAAAAAGCGGACGTTGGGCTGTTGGAATTTCCGTCCGATGAAAGTTTCCCCCACACTCCCGTCGCCCCGGTCGGGCACGGCGTTAAAAAAGGCCAAGCGGTTGCCAGCGTTGGTTGTGGCGGAGGCGATGACCCCACTTTGCAACAACACCGCGTCGTCTCACTGAATCGTTATCTGGGGCCGGACAACATCGAGTGCACCGGCGAGCCGGTCGAAGGCCGTTCCGGTGGCGGATTGTTTGACGAACATGGCGCGGTGGTTGGCGTTTGCTTTGCCCGCGACCCTCAAGATCACCGCGGACTATATGCTGGCCTCAAACCGATTCAACAACTGCTTGATCGTTGCCAGCTGTCACACCTGTATCAACCCGAAACAACGACCGAGTCCAACGCACCGGTGATTGCCGACAACAATGAGGAAAACCTGGGCGATGAAATCGTAATCAACGACGAGAACGAACAAGAGCGAGTTTACACCGCTGAAGACCTGGATGGTGCGGTGGCTGCATCAGAGGCGGCGGCGATGGATGAATTGACTAGCGGCGGCACCGACCTCGGCGCCCTGCAAGAGGCGCTCTCCAAAGTGGGCGAAGCTGAAGTGGTCTGCGTCGTGCGGCCCATCAACAATCCCCGCGCCGCCAGTCGCGTAGTGATCCTCAACCGCGCCAGCGACAAGTTTGTGAAGTACCTGACCAACGAGTTGGAATCGGATCCCATGTACAACACAACGTCGCTCAGAAAGTCCTTCCCCACCACGAAGAAAACCCCCAACCCCAATTCGCCGCAGGTCGTTACAAAACCCAAACTGGCGCCGGTTGCAAAAACGCCCACCACAGCCAAAATCCTCCGCCCCTACCGCCGCCAACGCGTTAAATAA
- a CDS encoding sugar phosphate isomerase/epimerase family protein, producing MKIAFSTLGTPQWSWEQLLERGKAYGYSGVEIRLLEGETDLLARAEFQSEQLPVRRAELAAAEFQVCGLASSVRFDDPDPAQREQQLEIGRAYIDLAAALGAEFVRVFGDTLPSAENQAGRATVIAQVAAGITALADYGIEQKVEVLIETHGDFSDSHAMQAMMEQVECDNAGVLWDTHHPWRFYEEPLSETFARLKPWVRHTHWKDSVVRPESVSGAETDAAAQAAHALMSGHRHADYVLFGGGGFPAIKAMQLLQWSAYDGWYSLEWEKAWHPEIEDPEIALPLFPDKIRLLASQCRS from the coding sequence ATGAAGATCGCATTTTCGACATTGGGGACACCGCAATGGAGTTGGGAGCAATTGCTCGAGCGGGGCAAGGCCTATGGGTATTCCGGTGTGGAGATTCGTCTGTTGGAGGGGGAGACCGACTTGTTGGCCCGCGCGGAATTTCAGTCGGAGCAGTTGCCGGTGCGGCGCGCGGAATTGGCAGCGGCCGAGTTTCAGGTGTGCGGACTGGCCTCATCGGTACGATTCGACGATCCCGATCCCGCGCAGCGTGAACAGCAACTGGAGATCGGCCGGGCCTATATCGACTTGGCAGCTGCGTTAGGTGCGGAGTTTGTGCGGGTCTTCGGCGACACCTTGCCTTCCGCCGAAAACCAAGCGGGGCGTGCGACGGTCATCGCGCAAGTGGCTGCGGGAATCACAGCGCTGGCCGACTATGGCATCGAGCAGAAGGTAGAGGTGCTGATCGAGACGCATGGCGATTTTTCTGATTCGCATGCGATGCAGGCGATGATGGAGCAAGTCGAGTGCGACAACGCAGGCGTGCTGTGGGATACGCATCATCCCTGGCGGTTTTACGAGGAACCGCTCTCAGAGACTTTTGCCCGGCTGAAACCTTGGGTTCGCCACACGCATTGGAAGGATTCGGTCGTGCGGCCGGAATCGGTTTCTGGTGCGGAAACCGACGCGGCTGCTCAAGCAGCCCATGCGTTGATGAGCGGACATCGGCATGCCGATTACGTGTTGTTCGGCGGGGGAGGATTTCCCGCGATCAAGGCGATGCAATTATTACAATGGTCCGCGTACGACGGCTGGTATTCCTTGGAGTGGGAAAAGGCGTGGCATCCGGAGATCGAGGATCCCGAAATCGCGCTGCCGTTGTTCCCCGACAAGATCCGCCTCTTAGCATCGCAATGCCGCAGTTAA
- a CDS encoding serine/threonine-protein kinase — translation MTTDPHASAESPGENRSPATGPGATTRPSAGPTASPTAGQGEIPQSIGKYRIERRLGEGGMGTVYLAIDTELKRHVALKLLRQERAGNPTLVKRFQAEAKTAAALKHKNVVAVYEAGQVDSFTFIAMEFVDGIDVHDLVQRREVIPVRRSINIIKQVASALQHAYERGVVHRDIKPSNLLIQRDGTVKLADLGLARIIDESSDAGITRDGTTVGTVDYMSPEQARNSRSADTRSDIYSLGCAWFHMLTGEPPYADGGLTQRLRLHAEGKPPDPRDLNPKVPEGIVAILNRMMAKNPDDRYRTPAEVIKELDKVSLQRSTVAGQILSDLDEPEESDGKPAIKVRKSAIPLPSRDPKLGKPESQGTVVFPMRLVGTVLAGIAVLALLLYGWSNWMPSSSEEPVDIDFTGDPLDDRDPFELQNAPEVDPNEKLENEDKQNPPPDGAQAAPAEDPSAIALTPADSDPVVQGEPKTVTPIERALAQKPYLPDWAMRSTITARRKGLVTATVALPSTIGPNARPPTIPLKPHLDKLPAAGGILLLPTAGPYELNLAQLQNHQHIVIKGGTPRPAVFIRQPAGQPIALDVSLPILEFDGLDLFFHVADETAPQPAVAMHAGTGELLLRDCSVQVLGNQQANIVALQIEKPATAALSATTRLLLDRSVLMGPHLTAVQVDSDHADIVIRDSLIVSGSAPALQIAQSRATAAKSQRWLRLIGDTIVSRSHAVELLNGLSIGDVAPAQITAIDTVFANTAAVESAAMLGLRNWPSTAGQLQNLTWESTGSAYQGWPRLVQNRNAKITEGIAADFTDWKSLWPVPGEEPQFHPTPWPTSAVGFSQPLDLKPFASQTLPNTVAVSLLGDQPGCRVANLHVGTATLPTQTRDIPPRPSFPNAVAAEFKNAERIPLDLTKRDLGSFLRKTRLPPRVVIVAEGYGRREITPFSITDRAVRIEFRQKGGEVPLKLVAAAKSRGSVNKPANDALMTVLSGRLEIVGGDFEMSASANRPGFDWFLDVRDGGFSIEKCHLAVRSINSARNPGLIHWQDDTTGASATQSRIGLIRDSFLVAGGTLIQAQMRQRQLFVNNAILVSPETIFSLDVDVSPAIPPSSLVLQNSTLSAARNFFEVSTANPHDSRRAALGIFAERTIFAAPTHTDSEAATPVVFADRSAVAGGPVAWIGEQNGYSDEIKNFVVADPGNLSDTSNFNLGWIETWGQDNVRSPLTKPGGVLFAAPLPTLEELVPQHFTLHGSAEANAWEGQRLGADPTQIVPQTSVKPNSSSKRTKSNGF, via the coding sequence ATGACGACCGATCCTCATGCGTCAGCGGAATCCCCCGGCGAAAATCGCTCTCCCGCTACCGGTCCCGGTGCCACCACTCGCCCAAGCGCAGGTCCAACGGCCAGCCCAACCGCCGGTCAAGGTGAGATCCCCCAATCGATCGGCAAATACCGCATCGAGCGTCGTTTGGGCGAAGGCGGTATGGGGACAGTCTATCTGGCCATCGACACCGAATTAAAACGCCACGTCGCCTTAAAATTGCTTCGCCAAGAACGCGCCGGCAATCCCACCCTCGTCAAACGCTTCCAAGCCGAAGCCAAAACCGCCGCCGCACTCAAGCACAAAAACGTGGTCGCGGTCTACGAAGCCGGTCAAGTCGACAGCTTCACTTTCATTGCCATGGAATTCGTGGATGGCATCGATGTCCATGATCTCGTGCAACGCCGCGAAGTCATCCCCGTCCGCCGCTCGATCAATATCATCAAACAAGTCGCTAGCGCGCTGCAACATGCGTATGAACGGGGTGTCGTCCATCGCGACATCAAACCCTCCAACCTGTTGATTCAACGCGATGGGACCGTCAAATTGGCCGATTTGGGCCTGGCGCGGATTATCGACGAATCCTCCGATGCGGGAATTACTCGCGACGGAACCACCGTCGGCACTGTCGACTATATGTCGCCCGAACAAGCCCGTAACAGCCGCTCGGCCGATACCCGCAGCGATATTTATTCACTGGGCTGCGCCTGGTTTCACATGCTCACCGGCGAACCCCCCTATGCCGACGGTGGCTTAACACAGCGTCTGCGGCTACATGCCGAGGGAAAGCCCCCCGACCCGCGCGACCTCAACCCCAAGGTCCCCGAGGGAATTGTCGCTATCTTGAATCGCATGATGGCCAAAAACCCCGATGATCGCTATCGCACACCGGCAGAGGTGATCAAAGAGCTCGATAAGGTCAGCCTACAACGCAGCACTGTGGCGGGGCAAATCCTGTCCGATTTGGACGAGCCCGAGGAATCCGACGGCAAGCCCGCCATAAAAGTGCGAAAAAGCGCAATCCCCTTGCCTTCCCGAGATCCCAAGTTGGGCAAGCCAGAATCTCAGGGAACGGTCGTCTTCCCCATGCGGCTCGTAGGTACCGTGCTCGCCGGAATTGCCGTGTTGGCGTTGCTGCTCTACGGATGGTCGAACTGGATGCCGAGTTCCAGCGAAGAGCCTGTCGATATCGATTTCACCGGGGATCCGCTCGATGACCGCGACCCGTTCGAACTCCAAAATGCTCCCGAAGTCGACCCCAACGAGAAACTCGAAAACGAAGACAAACAGAATCCGCCCCCCGACGGCGCTCAAGCAGCCCCCGCTGAAGATCCGTCGGCAATAGCCCTCACTCCGGCCGACAGCGATCCGGTTGTCCAGGGAGAACCCAAAACCGTAACTCCCATCGAACGCGCGCTGGCACAAAAACCGTACCTACCCGACTGGGCCATGCGTTCCACAATTACTGCACGGCGAAAAGGCTTGGTCACGGCAACCGTCGCACTCCCCTCCACAATCGGTCCCAACGCCCGCCCGCCAACCATCCCCCTCAAGCCGCATCTGGATAAATTGCCCGCAGCCGGGGGAATCCTGCTGCTGCCGACGGCCGGGCCGTATGAATTGAACTTGGCCCAACTACAAAATCATCAGCACATCGTGATCAAGGGGGGCACCCCACGACCGGCTGTATTCATCCGGCAACCAGCGGGCCAGCCGATCGCCCTGGACGTCTCGCTCCCCATTTTGGAATTTGACGGGCTGGACCTGTTTTTTCATGTTGCCGACGAAACCGCCCCACAGCCGGCCGTTGCCATGCACGCCGGTACCGGCGAACTGCTGCTGCGAGACTGTTCCGTGCAAGTGCTGGGAAACCAGCAAGCGAACATCGTCGCCCTTCAAATCGAAAAGCCCGCAACCGCTGCTCTCTCCGCAACCACGCGGCTGCTTCTCGACCGCTCGGTCCTCATGGGACCGCATCTGACCGCTGTGCAGGTTGATTCCGATCACGCCGACATTGTAATTCGCGACAGCCTGATCGTCTCGGGCAGCGCACCGGCTCTGCAAATCGCGCAATCACGCGCCACCGCAGCCAAATCACAACGCTGGCTAAGATTGATCGGTGATACAATTGTCTCCAGAAGCCACGCGGTTGAGTTGCTCAACGGTCTCTCGATCGGCGATGTCGCCCCGGCACAAATCACCGCCATCGATACGGTATTTGCCAATACTGCAGCTGTTGAATCAGCCGCCATGTTGGGCTTGCGAAACTGGCCAAGCACCGCCGGACAACTGCAAAACCTCACCTGGGAATCAACCGGCTCAGCCTATCAAGGTTGGCCCCGGTTGGTGCAAAATCGCAATGCGAAAATCACAGAGGGCATTGCCGCCGACTTTACCGACTGGAAATCGCTCTGGCCGGTCCCGGGTGAAGAGCCACAATTTCATCCCACCCCCTGGCCCACATCAGCGGTCGGCTTTTCGCAACCGCTGGACTTAAAACCATTCGCATCCCAAACGCTTCCCAACACAGTCGCCGTCAGCTTGTTGGGTGACCAACCGGGCTGTCGTGTGGCGAACTTGCACGTCGGCACGGCGACTCTTCCCACCCAGACGCGCGACATTCCACCCCGCCCCTCGTTTCCAAATGCAGTCGCAGCGGAATTCAAAAACGCCGAAAGAATCCCATTGGACTTAACCAAACGGGACTTGGGTAGTTTTCTCCGCAAGACCCGACTTCCGCCACGCGTCGTGATTGTCGCTGAAGGATATGGACGGCGGGAAATCACGCCGTTTTCGATCACCGACCGCGCTGTGCGAATTGAATTTCGCCAAAAAGGGGGTGAGGTCCCGTTAAAATTGGTGGCAGCCGCAAAAAGCCGCGGCTCCGTGAACAAGCCAGCGAACGATGCCTTGATGACCGTACTGAGCGGCCGCCTGGAAATTGTAGGCGGCGACTTTGAGATGTCCGCCTCCGCCAATCGGCCCGGTTTTGACTGGTTCCTCGATGTACGCGATGGCGGTTTTTCGATTGAGAAATGTCACCTTGCCGTGCGGTCGATCAACTCCGCGCGTAATCCAGGACTCATCCACTGGCAAGACGACACGACCGGAGCCTCGGCGACTCAATCGCGCATTGGCCTGATCCGCGACTCGTTCCTTGTCGCCGGCGGCACGCTGATTCAAGCTCAAATGCGACAGCGACAGTTGTTCGTCAACAATGCGATCCTCGTCTCACCGGAAACGATTTTTTCACTCGACGTCGATGTTTCCCCCGCAATTCCGCCCAGCAGCCTCGTCCTGCAGAATTCCACACTCTCGGCCGCGAGAAATTTTTTCGAGGTCTCCACCGCCAACCCTCACGATTCGCGCCGCGCCGCCTTGGGAATTTTTGCAGAGCGGACAATCTTTGCCGCGCCGACGCATACCGATTCAGAGGCAGCCACACCGGTCGTATTCGCCGACCGGTCCGCAGTTGCGGGTGGGCCAGTGGCCTGGATAGGCGAGCAGAATGGCTACTCCGACGAAATCAAGAACTTCGTCGTCGCCGATCCCGGGAACCTCTCCGACACATCTAATTTCAACTTGGGCTGGATAGAGACCTGGGGCCAGGACAACGTCCGTTCTCCGCTCACCAAACCGGGAGGCGTTCTGTTTGCCGCGCCACTCCCCACTTTGGAGGAATTAGTGCCCCAACATTTTACGCTGCACGGCAGTGCCGAAGCGAACGCCTGGGAGGGGCAACGGCTCGGCGCAGACCCGACCCAGATTGTGCCGCAGACATCCGTCAAACCAAATTCCTCATCCAAGCGAACGAAATCCAACGGGTTTTGA
- a CDS encoding SDR family NAD(P)-dependent oxidoreductase yields the protein MTLADDAESAADPEPTHDAMVEAIAVLEQLAADRGLLERLSQEEMHRLMRAAEGVAVPDRVSRMKLRRAIQKREKAALAEQKAADESLLAQTGIRKQFAPKRIKQACAPAPFEPELPPANTQPDDQFGPRLQVPRSCYICKRDYDRVHQFYDSMCPDCASLNWTKRNQTADLSGRYALLTGGRVKIGFQAALKLLRAGAYVVVTTRFPRDASQRFLDEADSGDWKDRLQLYGIDLRHTPSVELLAEHLVATLPRLDFLLNNACQTVRRPPGFYAHLMEGETRSLEALPAAAEPLLASYEQLRGQGLISPTNGKTLPAQVRDSLAGIQRAAELSQIPLAPGDHASGAEVFPTGQYDHDLQQVDLRSINSWRLPLADVPTVELLEVHLVNAVAPFILNARLKPLMLRVPTRDKHIVNVSAMEGIFYRAYKTDKHPHTNMAKAALNMMTRTSAQDYVADGIHMNSVDTGWITDEDPADIAERKREELGFHPPLDTIDAAARICDPIFAGMLSGEHLWGNFLKDYQIANW from the coding sequence ATGACCTTGGCAGACGATGCGGAATCCGCAGCTGACCCTGAACCCACCCATGACGCGATGGTTGAGGCCATTGCGGTCCTCGAACAATTGGCGGCCGATCGTGGCTTGCTGGAACGTTTGTCCCAGGAGGAGATGCATCGCTTGATGCGGGCGGCTGAGGGCGTGGCGGTGCCGGATCGTGTTTCCCGCATGAAACTGCGACGAGCGATCCAAAAACGGGAAAAAGCAGCACTGGCTGAGCAGAAGGCGGCGGACGAATCGCTGCTGGCCCAGACCGGAATTCGCAAGCAATTTGCCCCCAAACGCATCAAACAGGCCTGCGCCCCGGCCCCCTTCGAACCGGAGCTGCCTCCGGCCAACACGCAACCCGACGACCAATTCGGTCCCCGCCTGCAGGTCCCCCGCAGTTGTTACATCTGCAAGCGGGACTACGACCGTGTGCATCAGTTCTACGACTCGATGTGCCCCGATTGCGCCTCGCTCAACTGGACCAAACGAAACCAAACAGCGGATTTGTCAGGGCGGTATGCACTGCTCACCGGCGGACGCGTGAAAATCGGTTTTCAGGCTGCTCTGAAGTTGCTCCGCGCCGGGGCTTATGTGGTCGTCACGACCCGTTTTCCCCGTGATGCCTCGCAACGATTTCTTGACGAAGCGGATAGCGGGGACTGGAAGGACCGGCTGCAATTGTACGGCATCGACTTGCGGCACACGCCGAGCGTCGAGTTGCTGGCCGAACATCTAGTCGCTACGTTACCGCGACTCGATTTTCTATTGAACAACGCCTGCCAAACCGTCCGCCGTCCGCCGGGATTTTATGCGCACCTGATGGAGGGGGAAACTCGGTCGTTGGAAGCACTGCCGGCCGCAGCAGAACCGTTGTTAGCTTCATATGAGCAATTGCGGGGCCAAGGTCTGATCAGCCCCACCAACGGCAAGACGCTGCCCGCACAGGTCCGCGATAGTCTAGCCGGCATTCAACGTGCGGCGGAGTTATCGCAAATTCCGTTGGCTCCCGGTGATCATGCCAGCGGAGCGGAGGTTTTTCCCACCGGGCAATACGATCATGATCTGCAGCAAGTCGATCTACGATCGATCAACAGTTGGCGGTTGCCGTTGGCCGATGTGCCGACGGTCGAATTGCTGGAAGTCCATTTGGTGAATGCAGTCGCTCCGTTCATTCTCAATGCCCGCCTGAAACCACTGATGCTCCGCGTCCCGACGCGTGACAAACACATCGTCAACGTCTCGGCCATGGAGGGGATTTTTTACCGGGCCTATAAGACCGACAAACATCCGCACACGAACATGGCCAAAGCAGCGTTGAACATGATGACGCGGACCTCCGCCCAGGATTACGTCGCCGACGGCATTCATATGAACAGCGTCGATACCGGTTGGATCACCGACGAAGACCCGGCCGACATTGCCGAGCGCAAACGCGAGGAACTCGGCTTCCACCCCCCGCTGGACACCATCGACGCAGCCGCCCGCATCTGCGACCCCATTTTTGCCGGAATGCTCAGCGGCGAACATCTGTGGGGGAATTTTTTGAAGGATTATCAGATTGCAAATTGGTGA